The following are encoded in a window of Amaranthus tricolor cultivar Red isolate AtriRed21 chromosome 2, ASM2621246v1, whole genome shotgun sequence genomic DNA:
- the LOC130805524 gene encoding uncharacterized protein LOC130805524 translates to MTGPKLIGRITCLTDRFSRSKSINNDDLIQGNDQDDQYGEDGGYSVHHVDASLYTQPSFQDLVSQFGSSPSFTQLVQPSQQLPNNNDEVPIPSKKSWDLIEDIALIYSVMNTNTDPIVSTNQKIRVRWQKVKEAYEAVRMERPHLIPQRTADMLKCRWGRVAPACLKWSGSYDEALRRKKSGTTDEDVLKEAHLIHQRKHGNFNLIQQWKILRKYNKWKQVEVDMMVQLGQYLQNYNRQ, encoded by the exons ATGACCGGACCAAAATTAATAGGACGTATAACCTGTTTGACCGACCGTTTTTCCAGGTCTAAGAGCATCAATAATGATGATCTAATTCAAG gaAATGATCAAGATGATCAATATGGTGAAGATGGAGGATATTCTGTTCATCATGTTGATGCTAGTCTTTACACCCAACCATCATTTCAAGATCTAGTTTCACAATTTGGTTCATCACCGAGCTTCACTCAATTGGTTCAACCATCTCAACAACTacctaataataatgatgaagtCCCTATACCTTCAAAGAAAAGTTGGGATTTGATTGAAGATATTGCTCTCATATATTCAGTCATGAACACAAATACAGATCCAATTGTGAGCACCAACCAAAAGATAAGAGTGAGGTGGCAGAAAGTTAAGGAAGCTTATGAAGCAGTGAGGATGGAACGACCCCATCTGATCCCACAAAGAACCGCCGACATGCTTAAATGTCGTTGGGGTAGAGTTGCTCCAGCATGTTTGAAGTGGTCTGGAAGTTATGATGAGGCTCTTAGGAGGAAGAAGAGTGGCACGACAGACGAAGATGTGCTTAAAGAAGCGCATTTAATCCATCAAAGAAAACACGGTAACTTTAACTTGATTCAACAATggaaaattttaagaaagtatAACAAGTGGAAGCAAGTg GAAGTTGATATGATGGTTCAACTTGGACAATACCTTCAGAATTACAATCGTCAGtag